TCGCCCCCCGTGATTACCTGCTGCTGGCGGTGATGGGACTGCTGCTGGTCGGCAGCATGTCGGGTGAATCACTGGCCAAGGGGCTGTTCTCCGGTGCGCTGGGGATCACCATCGGCATGGTGGGGATGGACCCGCTGACCGCCGAAGGCCGTTTCACCTTTGACAGTGTGACCCTGCTTGGCGGCATTCCCTATGTGGTGGTGATGATCGGCATGTTCGGTATCTCCGAAGCCATCAGCCAGCTGCATCATCTGAAAGATGTGGTGATCCGTCAGGACGTGTCGAAGATCCTGCCGTCATGGAGCACGGTGGTGAAGTACATTCCGCTGTCCATCCGTACCTCCTTTATCGGTGTGATCATCGGTGCCCTGCCGGGAACCGGCGGTGACATTGCCGCGCTGTTTGCCTATGACCACGCCAAGCGTTCGGTGAAGAAGCCTTCACGGCCATTCGGACAGGGGGCCTATGAAGGGCTAGTGGCGCCGGAAGCGGCCAACAATGCCGCCGTCGGTGGTGCCTATATTCCGATGCTAACCCTTGGGATTCCGGGCGATGCGGTGACGGCCGTGATGATCGGCGCGCTCTATATCCACGGCCTCAAACCCGGCCCGATGCTGATGATCGAAACACCCCATCTGTTCTGGTTCAGTGTCGGCAACCTGACGCTGGCCAATATCTTCATGCTGATCTTCGGTCTGATGGGCATCCGCCTGTTCGCCAAGATCGTGGAGATTCCCAAGGGCGTGCTGATTCCCTTGATCGTGCTGCTGTCGGTGGTGGGTGCCTATGCCATCAACAACAACGTGGTCGACATCTACTGGATGCTGGGCTTCGGTATCTTCGGTTATCTGCTGAAGATGTACGGTTTCCAGATCGGTCCGGTGATTCTCGGCGTGATTCTGGGGCCGCTGATGGATGTGTCTTACCGGCGCGCCATGATGTCGGTGAACAACACCCCTGATGCCTTCTTCATGGACCTGCTGACCAACCCGATTTCCCTGGTGCTGACCCTGGCCATCCTGTTCATGCTGATCGGCCAGACACCATTGTGGACTAAGCTGAAAGCGGGTTTAGCTAAGGCCAGGACGGCGTAACAGGCCGGGGCGCGAGGAGTCTGGATATGAGAAAGGCAATGGCCACCGTCACCCTCTCCGGTGACTTGTATGAAAAGTTCGAGGCCTGTGCGGCAGCAGGCTATCAGGGCGTGGAAATCTTTGAAAACGACCTGATGCTGTTTGACCGAACGCCGGAAGAGGTGCGGGAACTGGCTCGTTCCTTTTCCCTCGATATCCTCTCCTTGCAGCCCCTGCGTGATTTCGAGGCGCTGCCTGAGGAGACCATGAAGAAGAACCTGCTGCGCGCGGCGCGCAAGTTCGAGCTGATGCAGCGCCTGGGGGCGCAGCATCTGCTGGTCTGCAGTAATACCTCGGTGCAGGCGCAGGACAATGCTGAACAGGCGGCCGCTGATCTGGCCCGTCTGGCGGAAATGGGCAAGGCCCACGGCATTGCGGTGGGCTACAGCGCGCTGGCCTGGGGCCGCCACGTCAACCGCTATGAACAGGCCTGGGAGATCGTCCGCATGGCGGATCACTCCCATCTGGGTCTGGTAGTGAATTCCTTCCATCTGTTTGCGGCAGGCAGTGATCTGGCTCTGTTGCAGCAGTTACCGCTCAACAAGCTGAGCTATGTGCAGCTGGCCGATGCGCCCAGCCTGCAAATGGAAACCCTGCAGCTGAGCCGGCATTTCCGCTGCTTTCCCGGTCAGGGCGACATGCCGGTCCTGGAGCTGATGGCCTGTCTGCAGCAGCGCGGTTACCGCGGTTATATTTCCCATGAAATCTTCAACGATGACTTCCGCGCGGCACCGCCCAAACCCAAGGCGGTGGACGGTATGCGCTCCATGCTATGGATGGATGAGCAGCTGGCCCGCCAGTCCGAACAGGCCAGTGTGCTGTCCGAGCAGGAGGAAGTGGGTGTGCTGCCACCGCAGGCGTCGGTGGATGATCTGGAGTTTATCGAGTTTGCTATTGACGGTGAGGAAGCCGCCGAACTGACGGCGCTGCTGACAGGGCTGGGCTTCGAGGAAAGCCACCGCCATCGCTCCAAAGATGTCAGCCTGTGGCGGCAGGGGCAGATCAATCTGGTGCTGAACCACGAAATGGAAAGCATGGCGCACTCGCATTTTCTGCTGCACGGGGTGTCGGTCTGTGCGCTGGGCTTCTCCACCCGTGATCTGGGCGCCATGCTCAGGCGTGCCGAATACTTCCTGTGTCCGCGCATGGGCAACAAGATCGGCCCCGGTGAGCTGAACATTCCGGCGGTGCGCGGCGTGGGCGACAGCGTGGTGTACTTTGTCGAGCACAGTGAGCGGCTGAAGTTCTATGACGTCGACTTCTTCCCGCTGAAGCAGGCCAGCACCGCAGCACTCGGCCTGACCCGCATTGACCATATCGCCCAGACCGTCAACCCGGGGGATTTTCTCTCGGCCTCCTTCCTCTATAAGAGCGTGTTTGGTTTCGAGGTGGAGTCCAATCAGGATCTGTTCGACCTCTACGGCACCGTCGTCAGCCGCACCATCACCAATGCCGACAAGCGGGTGCGTATTCCGCTCAACATGTCAGCCAACCAGCAGTCGTCGTCTCAGCGCTTCCTGCGTCAGGCCAAGGGCTCGGGCATCCAGCAGATCGCTTTTGCCTGCGATGACATTTTTCACGCCGCCGAAGCCGTCGACCGCCGCTATGTGCTGCCGATTCCGGCCAACTATTACACCGAACTGGCGATCAAGTACGACCTCGACGAGGCGCTGGTCAGCCGCATGCAGGCGCTCAATATTCTCTATGACCGCAATGATGACGGTGAGTTTTTCCACCTCTATACCCGCGAGGTACACGGGGTGTTCTTCGAAATTTTGCAACGGGCAGGGGACTACGACCGTTATGGCGAAGTGAACTCCCATGTGCGCATGGGCTGCCAGTCGCGCGAGTACCGCGACAAGCAGCGCCGCTTGGAAAGCCTGCTGGCCCTGTATTGAAAACGGGCTTCAGCACATAAAAAGACAGTTTTGGCCGGTGTATCTGCCAGAGCACGTGACCTTTTGACAGGGTGTCAGACCGGTCGCGCGCCACATCGATACAGCGGCAACTGTAAAAGCGCAGCCGGAAAACACCCCGGTCATGCGTGTTACCACACCCTGCACCCGCTGATCAGGTACAGCAGGCCGGGCGGGGTGTAACGGGAGAATGAACAGGGACGTAAACCAACTAAAAACTACAACACAGGTGTATATATGAATCACAAGCTCCTGACCAGGGCAGCCCTCGCGGCCGCCCTGTCCCTGACCACCGCTTATGCCAGTGCCACCACCACCCTGCGCTTCTCGCACTTCTGGCCGGCCACCTCGGCCATTCACAAGGAGGTCTTCCAGGCCTGGGCCGATGATGTGGAAAAAGCCTCCAATGGCGAACTCAAGGTGCAGCTGTTCCCCTCCCAGACCCTGACCAAAGCGGATGCAGCCTATCAGGGCGCAGTCAACGGTATCTCTGATATCGCTGCCACCGCGCAGGGCTACACCGCCGGTCGTTTCCCGCTGACTCAGGTGGTAGAGCTGCCCGGCGTGTCACTCAGCGCCACTCAGGGTGGTTGTATCACCCAGTCGCTGTATGACAAGGGCATGCTGGCGGACGAGTACAAAGACTCCCACGTACTGTTCATGTTCTCCACCGGTCCCGGTTACATCCATACCACCGATAAGGAAGTGAAGGTGCCGGATGACCTCAAGGGTCTGCGTATCCGTCGTCCCAGCGCCGTGGTCGGCAAGATTCTGACCGAGCTGGGTGCACAGCCCATCGGTATGCCGGCACCGGAAATCTATTCATCCATGCAGCGTGGCCTGCTGGATGGCGTCAGCCTGCCGTGGGAAGGCATGAAAACCTTCCGCCTCAATGAACTGTCCAATCAGCACACCCAGGTGCCTTTCTACTCGCTGGTGTTCGTCGCCACCATGAACAAGAAGACCTATGACCGTCTGCCCGACAACCTGAAAAAGGTGATTGATGAGCATTCTGGTCTGGCCTGGTCGAAGAAAGCCGGTGAAGTGTTTGATGCCGAAGACAAGGCCGGTCGCGCCGAAGCCAAGGGCAATATCGTTGAGATCAACGATCCGCTGAACGATCCCAGCTGGGGTGGTCCGCTGAGCGCGGCCATCAAGGACTATCTGGGTGATCTGAAAGCGAAGAACGGTCAGGCGGTGTATGACGAGGCGCTGGCACTGCGCAGCCAGTGCGCGATGTAACGACCTGAATACGTTCTGACACTGTCAGACGGACAGGCAGGGCCGCCTGGCCCTGCCCGCAGGTGATGCACTCTGCCGGGGCGGTTGTTGTGGGTGTCAGCCCGGAGCCCGGGTAGTCAAGCGGGAGATGAGGTTATGTTCAAGTTGTTGCAGCTGGCGAAAGGGATGTCGTGGCTGTGTCTGGGTTTTGCCGGAATTGCCCTGGTTGGATTGATGGGGGTTACCGTCGTCGATGTGATTACCCGCTGGCTGTACAAGCTCACCTCGGGTGGTTTTGGTTTCACCCTTGTCGGCAGCGTCGAGATGGTGAAGTACCTGCTGTATTTTGCCCTGCTGTCGGCTATGGCCGCGTCGGTGGAGCGCGGGCAGGTGGTGGTGGAGCTGTTCACTCAGGCGCTGCCGGCACGGGTCAAGGCGCTGATGGGCAGCTGCTATCTGATCGGTTTTACCATCCTCGGTGCGGCGCTGGCCTACGGCTCCTGGGAGGAAGGCTTCAATTCGCTGGAGTACGGCGAAGTGACGCAGGATCTGGCCCTGCCCATTGGTCCGGTGTATTTCGTCGCTGCCATCATGTTTGCGGTGATGGCCATTCGTACTCTGATTCATACCCTGGCCGGACTGGCAGGGGTCGAGACCGGGCAGGAGGAACAGCATGAGCTCTGAGATGATCGGCGGTATGAGCATGGGCATCCTGCTGCTCCTGCTGGTGTTGCGTGTACCCATTGCCCTCAGCATGCTGCTGGTGGGCTTTTTCGGTTTTGCTGCGGTGACCAGCATGGATGCAGCGATTTCCATGCTCAAGTCGGTGCCGCAGGAAGTGCTGGCCAACTATGACTACAGCGCGATTCCGATGTTTATCTTCATGGGCGTGCTGGCTTCTCACTCCGGTATGGCCAAGCAGCTGTTCAATGCGGCGCGCAGCATGTTCGGCGGCTGGCGTGGCGGTATGGCGCTGGCAGCAGTGAGTGCCTGTGGTGTGTTTTCCGCGATTTCCGGCTCTTCTCTGGCCACCGCCAGTACCATGAGCCGGGTTGCGCTGCCGGAGATGGAGCGCAGCGGTTATTCTCCCGGTCTGGCGGCCGGCACGCTGGCAGCCGGTGGCACGCTGGGGATCATGATCCCGCCCAGTATTGCCTTGCTGCTGTATGCCATCATCACCGAGCAGTCGGTCGGTGACATGTTCATGGCCGGTATCCTGCCGGGTCTGGCGGGTCTGCTGTTCTACATCATCACCGTTGCGGTGGTGGTCAAGTTCTGGCCGCATCTGGCGGGTGAAGCAGCATCCACCACCTGGGCGGAGAAGTTCAGGGCAGTACTCGGCATGGTGCCCTTTGCGCTGGTGTTCCTGATGATCATCGGCGGCATCTACGGCGGTATCTTCACGCCGACCGAGGCTGCCGCGGTCGGCGCCTTTATCACGCTGCTGTATGCCATCAGCCAGAATATCGGCTGGCAGGGTTTTATGCAGGCGGTGAAGGAAACCCTGATCCTTTCCAGCGTGATCTTCTTCATGCTGCTGGGTGCCACGGTGTTCGGCTACCTGATCTCGGCATCGCGGATTTCCTTCTCCATCGTCGACTATGTGGTCAGCCTGAACATGACCACGTTCGGCGTGATGGCCTGCATCCTGCTGATGTACTTCGTGCTGGGCTGCTTTATGGACTCCATTGCCATGCTGCTGCTGACCGTACCGGTGGTGTTCCCCATCGTGGTCGGCATGGGCATTGATCCGGTGTGGTTCGGGGTGGTGACGGTGCTGACGGTCGAGCTGGGGCTGATCACGCCGCCGGTGGGGATGAACGTCTTCGTCATTCAGGCCATGGCGCCGCACATTGCTATCAACAAGATATTCCGTGGGGTGACACCCTTCATCATCTCGGACTTTGTGCGCCTGGGTGTGCTGCTGGCGTTTCCGATCATGGCCACGGCCTTTCTGTAACTGACCGGCGCAGGTTCACAGGTGGTGAGCCTGCGCCACCAACCTGTTCATTCCCGTCCGTAGCGGGCGGGGGCGAATACCCGGAGTCTGCGTTCAGGTAACACCAACCGCTGTACTAACCGTCCGTCAAGCAACCGCAGTAACAACAACAATCAGAGGTGCTTATGTCATTGAATTCCCGCTCCGTCGTTGCATCACGTCCTGCCCGCGCCTGGAAACGCGCGGCTCTCGGGCTGGCGCTGGCCTGTGCCGCTGGCTCCGCCAGTGCCACCACCACCCTGCGCTTTGCCCATATCTGGCCAACCACCGCCGCCATTCACAAAGAGGTGTTTCAGGCCTGGGCGGACACCGTGGAGAAAGAGTCCAACGGTGAACTCAAGGTGCAGATCTTCCCGGCCCAGACCCTGACCAAATCCGACACCGCCTATCAGGGAGTGGTCAACGGTATCGCCGATATCACCGCCATTGTGCAGGGCTATACCGCCGGCCGCTTCCCGCTGTCACAGGTGGTGGAGCTGCCGGGGGTGTCGATGAGTGCCAGGCAGGGCAGCTGCATCACCCAGTCGCTGTATGACGAAGGCAAGATCGCCAGTGAATACGCCGACAGCCACGTGCTCTACCTGTTTGCTTCCGGCCCGGGTTATATCCATACCAGCGACAAGGTAGTGAAAACCCCGGAAGACCTGCAGGGCCTGCGTATCCGTCGTCCCACCGCAGTGGTGGGCAAGCTGCTGAGCGAGATGGGTGCACAGCCTGTCGGTCTGCCCGCGCCGGAAATTTATTCCTCCATGCAGCGCGGTCTGCTGGATGGGGTGGCCATCAACTGGGAAGGGCTGAAGACCTTCCGTGTCTCCGAGCTGTCCAACGAGCACACCGAAGTACCGTTTTACTCGCTGGTGTTTGTCACCACCATGAACAAGAAAACCTATGACCGTCTGCCGGACAACCTGAAGAAGGTGATTGATGACAACTCCGGCATGAAGTGGGCGATGAAGGCCGGAACGGTGTTTGCCGCGCAGGATGCCGAAGGCCGTGCCGAAGCCAGGGGCTCGATTCTCGAAGTGAAGGATCCGCTGGCCAGTGGCCCCTGGGCTGCGCCGCTGAAAAAGGCGACCGAGGGTTATCTGGATGAACTCAATGCCAGTGGCAAGAACGCCACCGAAGTCTACGACGAAGCCAAACGCCTGCAGGGTGAATGCGCTATCTGATAGCGGGTGTTGTGTGAGTAAAACGGCTCACTGGATGAGCCGTTTTGCTTTTCGCTGACCGCGTTAATGAATGTGGCGATGTTGTCCGTCGTCACTGGCAGCCCTTCCTCGGATACTTCTATACTGCATTGCACAAACCGAATTGAACCAGGCCAGCAGCCTGTCGTACTTGACCCGCGTTGAGTGCCCGGGGTGGCTGGCGGCTGGGCGCAGTGTGCTGCTGCGCCCGCATGACACAGGAGTGGCAGGATGGCATTGGCAGTGGATTTGAAAGGTAAGGTCGGGCTGGTACTAGGCATCGCCAACGAACAGAGCATCGCCTTTGGCTGTGCGCAGGCATTGCAGCAGGCCGGTGCGGCGCTGTGCGTCACCTATCTGAATGACAAGGCCCGGTCCCATGTTGAACCACTGGCGCAGCAGCTGCAGGCGGAGCTGCTGCTGCCCTGCGATGTGCGTCAGCCGGGGCAGCTGGAGGCGGTGTTTGCCGCCATGGCCGAACACTGGGGCAAGCTCGACTTTGTGGTGCACTCCATTGCCTGGTCGCCGCTGGATGAACTCCATGGGCGTCTGCTGGATTCCACTGCCGAGGGCTTTGCTCAGGCCATGGATGTGTCCTGCCATTCCTTTGTCCGCGCCGCCCGACTGGCCGAGCCACTGATGCAACAGGCCGGTGGCGGCACCTTGCTGACCATGAGCTATTACGGCGCCGACAAGGTGGTGGCGCACTACAACCTGATGGGGCCGGTCAAAGCCGCGCTGGAAAGTGCCAGCCGCTATCTGGCTGCAGAGCTGGGCAGCAGTGGCATTCGTGTCCATGCCCTGTCTCCCGGTCCGATGCCGACCCGCGCCGCCTCCGGCATCGAGCAGTTCGATCAGCTGCTGGACAAAGGCCGTCACTGCTCCCCCCTGCAGCGGCTCGGTACGCCCGAAGATGTGGGTCATCTGGCTGCATTTCTGGTCAGTGATCTGGGCGCCCACCTGACCGGCAGCACGCTGTTTGTCGATGCCGGGCTGAATATCATGTCCTGAGGTCGTGAACCTATGGCTGACGTCTGGCTGCCAGCTGGCGTAAGTAGTCCAGTCGCTCCTGCTGGCCAAGGGTGGTGATCTGCCCCGGGGTGCTGATCTGGCTGAAGGTCTCCGGCTTCAGTGCGCCACGGTCGAGGCTCTGTTCGGCAGCAGTGAGGCAATGCTCAGCCAGCTGCTGCTTGCCCCGCGCCAGCAGATTACCGATCACACTGAGGCGTGTCGGCATATCGGCAGGCAGCAGCAGGGTGTTGATCACGTGCTCTTTGGTGGCCTTGTCGGCCGCGGTAAATACCTGCTCGGGAATGGTCAGCAGACCATCAACCTGCTGCGGCAGACCGGGCAACCGACCGCTGGCATCCAGCAACCGCTTCAGGCCGGCCTGCTGCTGGGCCGGGTCATCACTGCTCAT
This Pokkaliibacter sp. MBI-7 DNA region includes the following protein-coding sequences:
- a CDS encoding tripartite tricarboxylate transporter permease — its product is MSTDLSYFLMPWLDPSLMMLTALGTFAGIYIGAIPGLSVTMAVSILISFTFSWEVNDALALMVGVYMGGVYGGSRTAILLNIPGAPSAIATSFDGFPLARLGEAGKAIGVTTVVSFIGGMVGIVVLALAAPMVADFALMFAPRDYLLLAVMGLLLVGSMSGESLAKGLFSGALGITIGMVGMDPLTAEGRFTFDSVTLLGGIPYVVVMIGMFGISEAISQLHHLKDVVIRQDVSKILPSWSTVVKYIPLSIRTSFIGVIIGALPGTGGDIAALFAYDHAKRSVKKPSRPFGQGAYEGLVAPEAANNAAVGGAYIPMLTLGIPGDAVTAVMIGALYIHGLKPGPMLMIETPHLFWFSVGNLTLANIFMLIFGLMGIRLFAKIVEIPKGVLIPLIVLLSVVGAYAINNNVVDIYWMLGFGIFGYLLKMYGFQIGPVILGVILGPLMDVSYRRAMMSVNNTPDAFFMDLLTNPISLVLTLAILFMLIGQTPLWTKLKAGLAKARTA
- a CDS encoding sugar phosphate isomerase/epimerase and 4-hydroxyphenylpyruvate domain-containing protein; translated protein: MRKAMATVTLSGDLYEKFEACAAAGYQGVEIFENDLMLFDRTPEEVRELARSFSLDILSLQPLRDFEALPEETMKKNLLRAARKFELMQRLGAQHLLVCSNTSVQAQDNAEQAAADLARLAEMGKAHGIAVGYSALAWGRHVNRYEQAWEIVRMADHSHLGLVVNSFHLFAAGSDLALLQQLPLNKLSYVQLADAPSLQMETLQLSRHFRCFPGQGDMPVLELMACLQQRGYRGYISHEIFNDDFRAAPPKPKAVDGMRSMLWMDEQLARQSEQASVLSEQEEVGVLPPQASVDDLEFIEFAIDGEEAAELTALLTGLGFEESHRHRSKDVSLWRQGQINLVLNHEMESMAHSHFLLHGVSVCALGFSTRDLGAMLRRAEYFLCPRMGNKIGPGELNIPAVRGVGDSVVYFVEHSERLKFYDVDFFPLKQASTAALGLTRIDHIAQTVNPGDFLSASFLYKSVFGFEVESNQDLFDLYGTVVSRTITNADKRVRIPLNMSANQQSSSQRFLRQAKGSGIQQIAFACDDIFHAAEAVDRRYVLPIPANYYTELAIKYDLDEALVSRMQALNILYDRNDDGEFFHLYTREVHGVFFEILQRAGDYDRYGEVNSHVRMGCQSREYRDKQRRLESLLALY
- a CDS encoding TRAP transporter substrate-binding protein, whose translation is MNHKLLTRAALAAALSLTTAYASATTTLRFSHFWPATSAIHKEVFQAWADDVEKASNGELKVQLFPSQTLTKADAAYQGAVNGISDIAATAQGYTAGRFPLTQVVELPGVSLSATQGGCITQSLYDKGMLADEYKDSHVLFMFSTGPGYIHTTDKEVKVPDDLKGLRIRRPSAVVGKILTELGAQPIGMPAPEIYSSMQRGLLDGVSLPWEGMKTFRLNELSNQHTQVPFYSLVFVATMNKKTYDRLPDNLKKVIDEHSGLAWSKKAGEVFDAEDKAGRAEAKGNIVEINDPLNDPSWGGPLSAAIKDYLGDLKAKNGQAVYDEALALRSQCAM
- a CDS encoding TRAP transporter small permease translates to MFKLLQLAKGMSWLCLGFAGIALVGLMGVTVVDVITRWLYKLTSGGFGFTLVGSVEMVKYLLYFALLSAMAASVERGQVVVELFTQALPARVKALMGSCYLIGFTILGAALAYGSWEEGFNSLEYGEVTQDLALPIGPVYFVAAIMFAVMAIRTLIHTLAGLAGVETGQEEQHEL
- a CDS encoding TRAP transporter large permease is translated as MSSEMIGGMSMGILLLLLVLRVPIALSMLLVGFFGFAAVTSMDAAISMLKSVPQEVLANYDYSAIPMFIFMGVLASHSGMAKQLFNAARSMFGGWRGGMALAAVSACGVFSAISGSSLATASTMSRVALPEMERSGYSPGLAAGTLAAGGTLGIMIPPSIALLLYAIITEQSVGDMFMAGILPGLAGLLFYIITVAVVVKFWPHLAGEAASTTWAEKFRAVLGMVPFALVFLMIIGGIYGGIFTPTEAAAVGAFITLLYAISQNIGWQGFMQAVKETLILSSVIFFMLLGATVFGYLISASRISFSIVDYVVSLNMTTFGVMACILLMYFVLGCFMDSIAMLLLTVPVVFPIVVGMGIDPVWFGVVTVLTVELGLITPPVGMNVFVIQAMAPHIAINKIFRGVTPFIISDFVRLGVLLAFPIMATAFL
- a CDS encoding TRAP transporter substrate-binding protein, whose amino-acid sequence is MSLNSRSVVASRPARAWKRAALGLALACAAGSASATTTLRFAHIWPTTAAIHKEVFQAWADTVEKESNGELKVQIFPAQTLTKSDTAYQGVVNGIADITAIVQGYTAGRFPLSQVVELPGVSMSARQGSCITQSLYDEGKIASEYADSHVLYLFASGPGYIHTSDKVVKTPEDLQGLRIRRPTAVVGKLLSEMGAQPVGLPAPEIYSSMQRGLLDGVAINWEGLKTFRVSELSNEHTEVPFYSLVFVTTMNKKTYDRLPDNLKKVIDDNSGMKWAMKAGTVFAAQDAEGRAEARGSILEVKDPLASGPWAAPLKKATEGYLDELNASGKNATEVYDEAKRLQGECAI
- the fabI gene encoding enoyl-ACP reductase FabI, producing the protein MALAVDLKGKVGLVLGIANEQSIAFGCAQALQQAGAALCVTYLNDKARSHVEPLAQQLQAELLLPCDVRQPGQLEAVFAAMAEHWGKLDFVVHSIAWSPLDELHGRLLDSTAEGFAQAMDVSCHSFVRAARLAEPLMQQAGGGTLLTMSYYGADKVVAHYNLMGPVKAALESASRYLAAELGSSGIRVHALSPGPMPTRAASGIEQFDQLLDKGRHCSPLQRLGTPEDVGHLAAFLVSDLGAHLTGSTLFVDAGLNIMS